In Streptomyces sp. P3, one DNA window encodes the following:
- a CDS encoding DUF485 domain-containing protein, with the protein MQSSNGCVRTGGDDPETGGATPHAREPHRRHDQPYPGATGEVRYDDPWYEALASGWGESAGVGVYPAEIPAARAARATGAAAAAEIYLEVQRSAAFQEVRSRYRRFVGPASVGFLVWYVAYVVTATSAPGFMARPVVGAVNVALLAGLGQFLSTFLLTWAYARHARLRRDRAALELRWDTQELTRGARGGAS; encoded by the coding sequence ATGCAGTCAAGCAACGGTTGCGTCCGCACCGGCGGGGACGATCCCGAGACCGGCGGCGCCACGCCGCATGCGCGCGAGCCCCACCGACGTCACGATCAGCCGTACCCGGGAGCGACGGGTGAGGTGCGCTACGACGACCCGTGGTACGAGGCGCTCGCCTCGGGCTGGGGCGAGTCGGCCGGGGTGGGTGTCTACCCGGCCGAGATCCCCGCGGCCCGTGCGGCGCGCGCGACCGGTGCCGCTGCGGCGGCCGAGATCTACCTCGAGGTGCAGCGCAGCGCGGCCTTCCAGGAGGTGCGCAGCCGGTACCGGCGGTTCGTGGGGCCCGCCTCCGTCGGGTTCCTCGTCTGGTACGTGGCCTACGTCGTGACGGCGACGAGCGCGCCCGGGTTCATGGCGCGGCCGGTGGTGGGCGCGGTGAACGTGGCACTGCTCGCCGGGCTCGGACAGTTCCTCAGCACGTTCCTGCTCACCTGGGCCTACGCCCGGCACGCACGGCTGCGCCGCGACCGGGCGGCACTCGAACTGCGCTGGGACACCCAGGAACTGACCCGCGGAGCCCGCGGCGGTGCGTCGTGA
- a CDS encoding ABC transporter permease — MSPDVLSTPVVDTAKTPDRAHTRARAARRRKVVVMASRGLLLVAVLGLWEALSRAEIIDPFNFSMPTKIWDQIYTWVMHGTALGSLGEQIWYTLHEALLGWVIGVVAGVVCGIALGRIAFLADVLGPYIKVLNSIPRIVLAPIFVIWFGLGPASKVASAVVLVFFPVFFNAFQGAREVDRNLVANARILGASDRRVTLQVVIPSATSWIFTSLHVSFGFALIGAIVGEYIGATKGIGLLVAQSQGTFNAAGVYAAMVILAAVALVAEGLLTFAESRIFRWKPAGSDS; from the coding sequence ATGTCGCCTGACGTTCTCAGCACGCCGGTCGTCGACACGGCCAAGACGCCGGATCGCGCCCACACACGCGCGCGTGCCGCACGCAGACGCAAAGTCGTCGTCATGGCCTCGAGAGGGCTGCTCCTGGTGGCCGTGCTCGGTCTGTGGGAGGCGCTCTCCCGGGCCGAGATCATCGATCCGTTCAACTTCTCGATGCCCACGAAGATCTGGGACCAGATCTACACCTGGGTGATGCACGGAACCGCTCTCGGTTCACTGGGCGAGCAGATCTGGTACACGCTCCACGAGGCGCTGCTGGGCTGGGTCATCGGTGTGGTCGCGGGTGTGGTGTGCGGTATCGCACTCGGGAGGATCGCCTTCCTCGCCGATGTCCTCGGTCCGTACATCAAGGTGCTCAACTCCATACCGAGGATCGTGCTGGCCCCGATCTTCGTGATCTGGTTCGGCCTCGGCCCGGCCTCCAAGGTCGCCTCGGCCGTCGTCCTGGTGTTCTTCCCGGTCTTCTTCAACGCCTTCCAGGGCGCTCGAGAGGTCGACCGCAATCTCGTCGCCAACGCCCGCATCCTCGGCGCGAGCGATCGAAGGGTGACGCTCCAGGTGGTCATCCCGTCCGCCACCTCCTGGATCTTCACCAGCCTTCACGTCAGCTTCGGCTTCGCCCTCATCGGCGCCATCGTCGGCGAGTACATCGGCGCGACCAAGGGCATCGGCCTGCTCGTCGCGCAGTCGCAGGGCACGTTCAACGCGGCCGGCGTGTACGCGGCCATGGTCATCCTCGCCGCCGTCGCCCTGGTTGCCGAGGGACTGCTGACCTTCGCCGAGAGCCGCATCTTCCGCTGGAAGCCGGCCGGCTCCGACAGCTGA
- a CDS encoding ABC transporter ATP-binding protein encodes MSAHTGPAIELRGASKVFRTPSGVPHTAVRNLDLTVARGEFVAVVGPTGCGKSTTLTLVSGLEEPTQGEVLVTGQSVRGVGDKVGFVFQQDATFPWRTVLSNVMAGPRFRGVPKAEAKRRAREWLDRVGLAAFEDRYPHQLSGGQRKRVALAATFVNDPEILLMDEPFSALDVQTRALMSDELLELWEGTGASVVFVTHDLEESIALADRVVVMTAGPATVKQVFDIDLPRPRKVESVRLEPRFIEIYREIWESLGEEVRITRERGTADVA; translated from the coding sequence ATGAGCGCACACACCGGCCCCGCCATCGAGCTGCGGGGCGCGAGCAAGGTCTTCAGGACCCCGTCGGGGGTCCCGCACACCGCTGTGCGGAACCTCGACCTCACCGTCGCACGGGGCGAGTTCGTGGCCGTCGTCGGACCGACCGGCTGCGGCAAGTCGACCACATTGACCCTGGTCAGCGGGCTGGAAGAGCCCACCCAGGGCGAGGTGCTGGTCACCGGTCAGTCCGTGCGCGGCGTCGGCGACAAGGTCGGCTTCGTCTTCCAGCAGGACGCGACCTTCCCGTGGCGCACGGTCCTGTCCAACGTCATGGCCGGGCCCCGTTTCCGGGGCGTGCCCAAGGCGGAGGCGAAACGCAGGGCCCGTGAGTGGCTGGACCGGGTCGGCCTCGCCGCCTTCGAGGACCGCTATCCGCATCAGCTCTCCGGCGGCCAGCGCAAACGCGTCGCCCTCGCCGCGACCTTCGTCAACGACCCCGAGATCCTGCTCATGGACGAGCCGTTCTCGGCGCTCGACGTGCAGACCAGGGCGCTGATGTCGGACGAACTCCTCGAACTGTGGGAGGGCACCGGCGCGTCCGTCGTGTTCGTCACCCACGACTTGGAGGAGTCCATCGCGCTGGCCGACAGGGTCGTCGTGATGACCGCCGGTCCCGCCACCGTGAAGCAGGTCTTCGACATCGACCTGCCGCGGCCGCGCAAGGTCGAGTCGGTGCGTCTGGAGCCGCGGTTCATCGAGATCTACCGCGAGATCTGGGAGTCCCTCGGCGAAGAGGTCCGCATCACCCGCGAAAGAGGAACCGCAGATGTCGCCTGA
- a CDS encoding response regulator transcription factor — MTGEPEKPARVVVADDQTVVREGIVMLLGLLPGVEVVGAAGDGEEAVRLVAELAPDVVLMDLRMPRCDGVEATRRITATYPGTQVVVLTTYADDESLFPALKAGARGYLTKDAGGDEIVRAVHSVLSGDAGLSPSVQRRLLERLSAPEPEPARPAVVPDGLTTREAEVLVLIAEGLSNPEIARRLSVSIATVKTHINNMFSKTGLKDRAQAVSYAYRKGLVRPPAAGSA, encoded by the coding sequence ATGACCGGGGAACCGGAGAAGCCCGCCAGGGTGGTGGTCGCAGACGATCAGACCGTCGTCAGAGAAGGCATCGTGATGCTGCTCGGGCTCCTGCCGGGAGTCGAGGTGGTGGGCGCCGCGGGGGACGGCGAGGAGGCGGTACGGCTCGTCGCCGAACTGGCCCCCGACGTGGTGCTGATGGACCTGCGCATGCCCCGCTGCGACGGCGTGGAGGCCACTCGGCGCATCACCGCGACATACCCCGGCACCCAGGTCGTGGTGCTCACCACGTATGCGGACGACGAGTCCCTGTTCCCGGCGCTGAAGGCCGGAGCGCGGGGATATCTCACGAAGGACGCCGGCGGGGACGAGATCGTACGCGCCGTGCACAGCGTGCTGTCCGGGGACGCCGGCCTGTCGCCGAGTGTCCAGCGCAGGCTGCTGGAGCGGTTGTCGGCGCCCGAACCCGAGCCGGCCCGGCCCGCCGTCGTGCCCGACGGGCTCACCACACGGGAGGCGGAGGTTCTGGTGCTGATCGCCGAAGGCCTCAGCAACCCGGAGATCGCCCGCAGGCTGAGCGTGTCCATCGCCACGGTGAAGACCCACATCAACAACATGTTCTCCAAGACGGGACTCAAGGACCGTGCTCAGGCGGTCAGTTACGCCTACCGGAAAGGGCTGGTGCGGCCGCCCGCAGCGGGATCGGCCTGA
- a CDS encoding sensor histidine kinase codes for MTENLWTRWPSREALSPEEIPRLRRLLAWGVRLLVLVALVWGALHDSRVHGWAGVVGAGGLLVAGGLAWALFRTTLEHRLWPSLALLLALLVLAVGAGAAGLRSAAVVLCCGCAIAALERLPLAAAVPVASAGFAAFAAVDDDRGPVSAAVIGGMALAGYALRLDAEARGTAQRLLAQEQAARAAEAESAALAERARIAREIHDVLAHSLSAQLVHLEAARLLIERGADRAQILERVVAARGMARDGLEETRQSLSALRGEVTPLEEFLTGLVGASEGAEVTVAGERVPLPVEASQAVRRVAQEALTNARKHAPGAKVSVRLEYGPREVTLDVRDSGGSPGELSQAGGGYGLLGMRERAELLGGSLAAGPDEKGFVVTLRVPV; via the coding sequence GTGACGGAGAACCTCTGGACCAGATGGCCCTCGCGAGAAGCGCTGAGTCCCGAGGAGATCCCCCGGCTCAGGCGGCTGCTGGCCTGGGGAGTGCGGCTGCTGGTGCTCGTCGCGCTGGTGTGGGGCGCCCTCCACGACAGCCGCGTCCACGGGTGGGCCGGGGTCGTCGGGGCGGGCGGGCTGCTCGTGGCCGGCGGGCTCGCGTGGGCCCTGTTCCGGACCACGCTCGAGCACCGGCTGTGGCCTTCCCTCGCCCTCCTCCTCGCACTGCTGGTACTGGCCGTCGGGGCCGGGGCCGCAGGACTGCGCTCCGCGGCCGTGGTCCTGTGCTGTGGTTGCGCCATCGCCGCTCTGGAGCGACTGCCCCTGGCCGCCGCCGTGCCCGTGGCCTCGGCCGGATTCGCCGCCTTCGCCGCGGTCGACGACGACCGCGGGCCGGTCTCGGCGGCCGTCATCGGGGGCATGGCCCTCGCCGGCTACGCGCTGCGGCTCGACGCCGAGGCCAGAGGAACCGCACAGCGACTGCTCGCCCAGGAGCAGGCGGCCCGCGCGGCCGAGGCCGAGTCCGCCGCGCTCGCGGAGCGGGCCCGCATCGCCCGGGAGATACACGACGTGCTCGCCCACAGTCTCTCGGCGCAACTGGTGCACCTGGAGGCGGCCCGGCTGCTGATCGAACGGGGCGCGGACCGCGCACAGATCCTCGAACGCGTGGTGGCGGCCCGCGGCATGGCCCGCGACGGTCTGGAGGAGACCCGGCAGTCGCTCTCCGCGTTGCGCGGCGAGGTGACGCCGCTGGAGGAGTTCCTCACCGGTCTCGTCGGAGCGTCCGAAGGCGCCGAGGTCACGGTCGCCGGCGAGCGCGTCCCGTTGCCGGTCGAGGCCTCGCAGGCCGTGCGCAGGGTCGCCCAGGAAGCGTTGACGAACGCACGCAAGCACGCGCCGGGCGCGAAGGTGAGCGTGCGGCTCGAGTACGGCCCGCGCGAAGTCACCCTGGACGTGCGGGACTCGGGCGGCTCGCCGGGCGAACTTTCGCAGGCCGGCGGCGGGTACGGTCTGCTGGGTATGCGTGAGCGCGCCGAGTTGCTGGGCGGCTCGCTCGCCGCAGGGCCGGACGAGAAAGGGTTCGTGGTGACGCTGAGGGTGCCCGTATGA
- a CDS encoding ABC transporter substrate-binding protein, producing MRTTARYTALAAAGLLALTSLTACANDAASTASTGSGSKGDGKGTKVKIMVGGLDKVIYLPAMLTQRLGYFDAEGLDVELLSEPAGVQAETALVSGQVQGAVGFYDHTLDLQVKGKDVESVVQFSHAPGEVEIVSAKAQGDIGSPEDFKGKKLGVTGLGSSTDFLTKYLAVKNGVKVSDFTPVAVGAGPTFIAALQQGSIDAGMTTDPTVATVLDKKAGKILVDMRTPKGSEEALGGPYPSSSLYMQTDWVNGHKDTVQKLANAFVRTLKWMSTHSASEIAAKMPADYSQGNKLLYSVAIKNTLPMFTVDGVMPKNGPETVEKVLKAFNPTIKNAEVDLDRTYTTEFVAKAAG from the coding sequence ATGCGCACCACCGCCAGATACACGGCCCTCGCCGCCGCCGGCCTGCTCGCCCTCACCTCCCTCACCGCCTGTGCCAACGACGCGGCGAGTACCGCGTCGACCGGCTCCGGCAGCAAGGGGGACGGCAAGGGGACGAAGGTCAAGATCATGGTCGGCGGCCTGGACAAGGTCATCTACCTGCCGGCGATGCTCACCCAGCGGCTGGGCTACTTCGACGCCGAAGGACTCGATGTCGAGCTGCTGAGCGAGCCGGCCGGGGTGCAGGCCGAGACCGCGCTCGTCTCGGGCCAGGTCCAGGGCGCCGTCGGCTTCTACGACCACACCCTCGATCTCCAGGTGAAGGGGAAGGACGTCGAGTCCGTGGTGCAGTTCTCGCACGCACCGGGCGAGGTGGAGATCGTCTCCGCCAAGGCGCAGGGCGACATCGGCTCGCCCGAGGACTTCAAGGGCAAGAAGCTCGGCGTCACGGGCCTCGGCTCCTCGACCGACTTCCTCACCAAATACCTCGCCGTCAAGAACGGCGTGAAGGTCAGCGACTTCACCCCGGTCGCCGTCGGCGCGGGTCCGACGTTCATCGCGGCTCTCCAGCAGGGCTCCATCGACGCCGGAATGACCACCGACCCGACCGTGGCGACCGTCCTCGACAAGAAGGCCGGCAAGATCCTCGTCGACATGCGCACCCCGAAGGGCTCGGAGGAGGCGCTCGGCGGACCGTATCCGTCGTCCAGCCTGTACATGCAGACGGACTGGGTCAACGGTCACAAGGACACCGTTCAGAAGCTGGCCAACGCGTTCGTCAGGACGCTCAAGTGGATGTCCACCCACAGCGCGTCCGAGATCGCCGCGAAGATGCCGGCCGACTACTCGCAGGGGAACAAGCTGCTCTACTCGGTGGCCATCAAGAACACGCTACCCATGTTCACCGTGGACGGTGTGATGCCCAAGAACGGGCCCGAGACCGTCGAGAAGGTGCTCAAGGCGTTCAACCCGACCATCAAGAACGCCGAGGTGGACCTGGACAGGACCTACACGACCGAGTTCGTCGCCAAGGCGGCGGGCTGA
- a CDS encoding cation acetate symporter, with product MTGNHQTLALMLFSAFVAVTLGITTWVSRNRRGSAEEFYAGGRLFSPMENGFAIAGDYMSAASFLGISGLIALFGYDGLLYSVGFLVAWLVVLFLVAELVRNCGRFTLADVVAARMRERPVRIAAGTSSVTVSVLYLVAQMVGAGSLVALLLGNTGEAARSWAVIGVGALMVVYVSLGGMRATTWIQIVKAVLLLGGTVTLTVLVLVRFHGDFDQLLRTAAERSGHGDAFLAPGLKYGGDWTARCDFMSLGLALVLGTAGLPHILSRFYTVPTAQAARRSVVWSIGLIGGFYLMTIVLGFGAAAIVGPDAVRGSNASGNTAVPLLALDLGGGPDSTGGTVLFAVVAAVAFATILAVVAGITLASSASVAHDLYASLRRRRSRPRSEVAVARVAAVGVGAVAIALGLLARDLNVAFLVGLAFAVAASANLPVLLYSLFWRGFTTRGAVWAVYGGLIPALALVVLSPVVSGSPGSLFPAVDFQYFPLENPGLVSIPLGFLAGWLGTVTAAEVADEARHAEAEVRSLTGAGAV from the coding sequence GTGACCGGCAACCATCAGACGCTCGCGTTGATGCTGTTCAGCGCCTTCGTCGCGGTGACGCTGGGGATCACCACCTGGGTGAGCCGCAACCGGCGTGGTTCGGCGGAGGAGTTCTACGCCGGGGGCCGGCTGTTCTCGCCCATGGAGAACGGGTTCGCCATCGCCGGCGACTACATGTCGGCCGCCTCCTTCCTCGGGATCTCCGGACTGATCGCGCTCTTCGGGTACGACGGCCTGCTGTACTCGGTGGGCTTCCTGGTCGCCTGGCTGGTGGTCCTGTTCCTGGTGGCCGAACTGGTCCGCAACTGCGGGCGGTTCACCCTGGCCGACGTGGTCGCCGCGCGGATGAGGGAGCGGCCGGTGCGGATCGCGGCGGGAACCTCCTCGGTCACCGTGTCCGTTCTGTACCTGGTGGCGCAGATGGTCGGCGCGGGCAGTCTGGTCGCGCTGCTCCTCGGGAACACCGGCGAGGCGGCTCGGTCCTGGGCCGTCATCGGGGTGGGTGCGCTCATGGTCGTCTATGTGTCGCTGGGAGGGATGCGGGCCACGACGTGGATCCAGATCGTCAAGGCGGTTCTGCTGCTGGGCGGCACCGTCACGCTCACCGTGCTCGTCCTCGTGCGCTTCCACGGCGACTTCGACCAACTGCTGCGCACGGCCGCCGAGCGCAGCGGGCACGGCGACGCGTTCCTTGCGCCCGGGCTGAAGTACGGCGGGGACTGGACCGCGCGCTGCGACTTCATGAGCCTCGGTCTCGCCCTGGTGCTGGGCACGGCCGGGCTGCCGCACATCCTGTCCCGCTTCTACACCGTGCCGACCGCGCAGGCCGCCCGGCGGTCCGTCGTCTGGTCGATCGGGCTCATCGGCGGCTTCTATCTGATGACGATCGTGCTGGGCTTCGGCGCGGCGGCGATCGTCGGCCCGGACGCGGTCCGCGGCTCGAACGCGTCGGGGAACACGGCGGTGCCCCTGCTGGCCCTCGATCTGGGCGGCGGTCCCGACTCCACGGGGGGCACCGTTCTGTTCGCGGTGGTGGCGGCCGTCGCCTTCGCCACGATCCTCGCGGTCGTCGCCGGGATCACGCTGGCCTCCTCGGCGTCGGTGGCGCACGACCTCTACGCCTCCCTGCGTCGTCGGCGTTCCCGGCCCCGCAGCGAGGTGGCGGTGGCACGGGTCGCCGCCGTGGGAGTCGGAGCGGTCGCGATCGCCCTCGGTCTGCTGGCCCGCGATCTCAACGTCGCCTTTCTGGTCGGTCTCGCGTTCGCCGTCGCCGCCTCCGCGAACCTGCCGGTCCTGCTGTACTCGCTGTTCTGGCGGGGCTTCACCACGCGGGGCGCCGTGTGGGCGGTGTACGGAGGGCTGATTCCGGCCCTGGCGCTCGTGGTGTTGTCGCCGGTGGTGTCGGGCAGTCCGGGGTCGCTGTTCCCGGCGGTGGACTTCCAGTACTTTCCGCTGGAGAACCCCGGCCTGGTCTCGATTCCGCTGGGCTTCCTGGCGGGCTGGCTGGGCACGGTCACCGCGGCCGAGGTCGCGGACGAGGCCAGGCACGCGGAGGCCGAGGTGCGGTCGCTGACCGGAGCGGGCGCGGTCTAG
- a CDS encoding response regulator, which yields MIDVLVVDDDFRVAEINAKYVGKVPGFRVAARAHSAAQALASVQRGGIDLVLLDHYLPDGTGLELVHRMREQGHGTDVIMITAAGDVTTVQTAMRLGALHYLVKPFTFAALRTRLDSYAALRRTVDRVGGHGVAGQDQVDRIFSALRTTPAPPSPGLPSGHSEPTTDLICAVLHRADHPLSAHEVAAETGLSRSTAQRYLRHLEQAGRLHLSLRYGDTGRPEHRYAWVAP from the coding sequence ATGATTGACGTCCTGGTGGTGGACGACGACTTCCGTGTCGCCGAGATCAACGCCAAATACGTGGGGAAGGTTCCCGGCTTCCGGGTCGCCGCCCGCGCGCACAGTGCCGCCCAGGCGCTCGCATCGGTGCAGCGCGGAGGCATCGACCTGGTCCTGCTCGACCACTACCTTCCCGACGGCACCGGACTGGAACTCGTCCACCGCATGAGGGAGCAGGGCCACGGCACGGACGTCATCATGATCACAGCGGCTGGTGACGTCACGACGGTGCAGACCGCGATGCGGCTGGGCGCACTGCACTACCTGGTGAAACCGTTCACCTTCGCGGCGCTGCGCACCCGCCTCGACTCGTACGCCGCCCTGCGCCGCACGGTGGACCGGGTCGGCGGCCACGGCGTCGCCGGTCAGGACCAGGTGGACAGGATCTTCAGCGCGCTGCGCACCACGCCCGCGCCCCCGTCCCCCGGCCTGCCGAGCGGTCACTCGGAACCCACCACCGACCTGATCTGCGCGGTGCTGCACCGCGCCGACCACCCGCTCTCGGCCCACGAGGTCGCCGCCGAGACCGGCCTGAGCCGCTCCACCGCCCAGCGCTATCTGCGCCACCTCGAGCAGGCCGGCAGGCTGCACCTCTCCCTCAGGTACGGCGACACCGGCCGCCCCGAGCACCGGTATGCGTGGGTGGCTCCGTAG
- a CDS encoding response regulator, which produces MIEVLVVDDDARVARVNAAYVDKVPGFHVAGEAHSAADALRQLELLPHLDLVLLDHYLPDDTGLEVVQEMRRRGHQTDVIMVTAARDVSTVQAAMRQGALQYLVKPFAFAGLRGKLEAYADLRRTLDGGGEAEQADVDRIFGALSAPSEPGLPKGHSPTTAELVRQALMNADGPLSAQEIADRTGVSRQTAQRYLKLLERTGRARLTLKYGDAGRPEHRYVWATRA; this is translated from the coding sequence ATGATCGAGGTACTGGTCGTGGACGACGACGCCAGGGTGGCCCGGGTCAACGCCGCCTACGTCGACAAGGTCCCGGGCTTCCACGTCGCCGGCGAGGCCCACAGCGCCGCCGACGCGCTGCGTCAGCTGGAACTGCTGCCGCACCTGGACCTCGTCCTGCTGGATCACTACCTGCCCGACGACACGGGCCTGGAGGTCGTCCAGGAGATGCGCCGGCGCGGCCACCAGACGGACGTGATCATGGTGACCGCCGCACGGGACGTCTCGACCGTGCAGGCCGCGATGCGCCAGGGCGCGCTGCAGTACCTGGTGAAACCGTTCGCCTTCGCCGGTCTGCGCGGCAAGCTGGAGGCGTACGCCGATCTGCGCCGCACGCTCGACGGCGGCGGCGAGGCCGAGCAGGCCGACGTCGACCGCATCTTCGGCGCGCTGTCCGCCCCCTCGGAACCCGGTCTGCCCAAGGGTCACTCCCCCACCACCGCCGAACTCGTGCGGCAGGCCCTGATGAACGCCGACGGTCCGCTGTCGGCACAGGAGATCGCCGACCGGACCGGGGTGAGCCGGCAGACCGCCCAGCGCTATCTGAAGCTTCTGGAGCGCACGGGGAGGGCCCGGCTGACCCTGAAGTACGGCGACGCGGGCCGCCCGGAACACCGTTACGTGTGGGCGACCCGCGCCTGA
- a CDS encoding DUF1453 domain-containing protein: MPGLLHALVIAAVIALVIVRQFRAGRIDADRRWWVLPGVLAVTALRDPDLLDARHPTTSALFLGTELVVGLAMGAAWAWTTRVWVEADGSVWGRSTRVSAAVWFAGIALRLGLFGLGVLAGLHQHGSALVLGLATSLLVRSGLLVLRARSLYGPDIAQATAYGDRVPRSAWKERV; this comes from the coding sequence ATGCCCGGGCTCCTCCACGCACTGGTGATCGCGGCGGTGATCGCCCTCGTGATCGTTCGGCAGTTCCGGGCCGGCCGTATAGACGCGGACCGGCGATGGTGGGTCCTGCCCGGCGTCCTGGCGGTCACGGCGCTGCGCGATCCCGACCTGCTCGACGCGCGCCACCCCACCACATCCGCCCTGTTCCTCGGTACCGAACTGGTCGTCGGCCTGGCCATGGGGGCCGCCTGGGCGTGGACCACGCGGGTGTGGGTCGAGGCGGACGGCTCGGTGTGGGGCAGGAGCACCAGGGTGAGCGCAGCCGTCTGGTTCGCCGGCATCGCGCTGCGGCTCGGCCTCTTCGGGCTCGGCGTACTGGCGGGCCTCCACCAGCACGGCTCGGCCCTGGTGCTGGGACTCGCGACCAGCCTGCTGGTGCGCTCCGGGCTCCTGGTTCTACGGGCGCGGTCCCTGTACGGTCCCGACATCGCGCAGGCCACGGCGTACGGTGACCGCGTGCCCCGGTCCGCGTGGAAGGAGCGCGTGTGA